The Trichomycterus rosablanca isolate fTriRos1 chromosome 20, fTriRos1.hap1, whole genome shotgun sequence genomic interval ACCCTTCAGAGCAAGGTTTGACTTttacatttagaaaataaaCACAGCTTTAATTGCCAATTTCTTTTCAACTATAACCAACTATCATTAGTTGATGATTAATCAATAACCAACAagctaataaatatataaaacactgagTGTTGCTTTAACAAGTCTTTATGCTTATTACATGTGCAGcatgcagtcagactccaaactaaTGTAATACAGTTTCATTGTTTATGGGTTTTATTGTGCAAtagttctgtttatttaaataattatttaaataatataaatgcataaaaatgtttCCGTAAGAATTAGAAACTGAATgcatctgtgcacaaagcttgcACATGCACACTGATAGTGAGTGAGGGTGTGTCTCAAATCAGCACTCTTACTCTGTACAGACTGTAGCTTTGCTCTTAATTAGAACCGATGGTCAGTGATTGgaaataaatctaaattataTTCTTAACAGACACCTTTGATcagataatatttatttttacttatataGCTTTATTGGAATAGCATGGAaaacaattaattaaattttgttttttgtgtgtgtaatttcTCTCAGGTGCTCTGTTTGCTTCAGTCGCTTGTGTAGAGGGCCTGTGCTCACTGGTAGCCAGCGgaatttttaattctttgtatcCCGCCACCTTACACATACTGAAGGGCTTTCCTTTTCTCTTCGGAGCCATAATCCTCCTCATCCCTGCTGGAATTATTGGGTAAGATAACAGAAAGCCTCAACTTTACCTGCATATGCTAATGATAAAACCATTAGATTCAATATTAAAGACAACATGTGTAACAGTTTGTGAACACATACGTACATTACCATGGTATCATCATAAAGCTGGTCCACCTCCGCTTCTATAACCTTCATTCCtgtgggaaggctttccattaGATGTAGTTATGACCTGGCTCTccactagattttggaacatgaccaGTGGGATTGTTGCTTTAGTTGGAAACTCTTTAGACCATGTTGCATATATTTGGTAATCTAGTCTAAGTAACCTTAATGAATAATCACtactttgtattgttttatctaCACAGGGCCTTGTGGTGCCAAGAGCGAAGGGTCAACCACAGGGAAAATGGACTGAAATAATATTTTCTATGCAAGATTAATGGCACTGAAATGGTCAGTGATAATTATGATTGTTGCTACAACATATTTGGTTGTTTTTTCATTACATGTACCTAGAAGTTTTAATTTATGCAGTATTACAATGAATAAAGGGAATTGTGTCATGTCAAAAAGTACAAAACAATCTATTTTTTCAATAttcacctgttttttttttttggatggcACTTGGGTGTACTCAgccatttaagtgtttttgcaTTAAAGGTGTAAACAAAGCTCATCAGAAGACCATCAAAATTGTCTGGTGGCGTTTCTGATGGTTTTATATTTGTCCAAGAGTGCTGACTGTCCTGGATCTTCCTTTACAAGATTTGTGAGATCATGCTGAGATAATATGGAACTTGGATATGGAACTTCTGGAGTCCAAACCAGTTCAAGTGTATGCTGTCATTGGATCAAAATGATAGCACAAATAAATGCTACAAAATGCCAAGgaatttaaaaatgtgtgttttttctaaaatgtgtttttaaagccTAGGCTAAAGCTACTTAGCGCTAACCCTATGCTTTTAATATCTAGCTTATTCATTACTTTATGGCTGTTGCACAATCTGGCAGTTTATCGATCTTATACTGAGACTCGTGCCAAATCCTGTCTAAAACAGCTTACTGAACAGAGCTTTGTCACTGGTGTCAGTTTTTTCTTAACTTTGGAGTATAAAAAGTTTAaacattttctatttttatgactttataaatattttattggaTCATTAAACTCCTGCGAAAACAGTGTTTCTACACAGTggaattgtttttttattaaaatatccagctttttctgtgactaGCCACTCATATGTAAACCAGTAAAAGCAATTTATTTAAACttgaaatgttttattgtatttgacaataaacattttattttggtcATTGTCATGgtgggtcatggtgggtccagtgaCACcttaaaacactgggcacaaggcagaaacacaccctgCACAGAGCACCAATCCAGTACAAGGCAACACAAACCTACACAAGTGGGCAGTATTTTAGTAATCATTTCTGTATGTCTGAGAGGTGAAAAAACATGAAGAGAAGTCCAGAAACAATAATCAAACCTAGGTGCCTTCAGTCCATATTGCTTTATGGCAACTGTTTACCTGTGCCACAATACCAACTCTATTAACAATGGtcttttttagattttatgtTTATAATGATCAGGATGTTAAAGCATGTATCATGTAATATTCGAAATTAGATACTGTTAGGAATGGCTGTGGTTTTGGAAGATACTGGAATAGTATTGCTGCACCACTAATGAGGAATTTTCAAGTTTGGAAGTAGAGAATAATGGCTGTAAAGCTAGCACAGATTTGTCTTTTTCCAGATTTCAGTTGCACAAGCCAGTTTTAATGTCAGTTATTCAGCCATAATGCCCTGATTTCGTTATATAGTTCATAAAGATGCAGAGGTTAGATAGTCACATGAGCTAAATACATACAATGGATTAATAATGTATGTATGTTCCTGAGTAATAAAGAACAAATATGTACAATTACAGCATGGACACAGAGTACTTTACATATTAAGAACCAAAAGAGAAGCTGTATGTGATCTGTAGGAAGGCTCAGCACTGGTGAGGGGCAGAATTGTTCTGCTCTGGTTCCATGCAGGTCTTCGAACTATCGAGCTGTTCCTGACTAGGACCTCCGTTGAGGAATCGCAGAATTTTATCAATTGTGGCTTCTTGATACTCATGGGACCACCTGTGGGATTGGAGAAATAGTAAGGTCAGTGTTATAGATTGACTTGAAATTATTTTAGTGATTATATGTTAAAAAGTGctaattaaaatgaatgttGTGGTTATTATTACTTAAATGTATAATCAATGATTACTTCAACCTCATCTCCAATATGATCACaatatgtattaaatatttacattaatttacaTCTTAAAATTggtgtataaatatttaaattaatactTACAGCCTTCAGTACAAAATGCTGTATTCAAGCTTAGATCTCGGTAACTCAAAAACCAGTTAGCAAACACTGACTCACTTGATGCCGTTAAATTTGAGAATGGAGCGCATGTCCTCTGGAAGAGAGTTGGGATCAGGCCACAGAAAGTTGTCAGTGACAGGGACTATATTCTTCTTTCCACCGAGGGCAGTGACGATTTCCTGCAATCACAAATTGTGCTTAGCAACATCTGGGCTACTGTCTGAAATCATTTTCATATAAAGTCTATGTGTGGTACAGTTACAGGTCAGCTACATATAGCAGCTGCTGAAACAGTTGAGGTATTTTGACCACAATCAAGCTATCTTCGCCACCATAAGCTTCATGTAAGAAAGCTTCTTATTCATGGCAAAccttttatagttttttttgtataatattcAACCACTGGTACAAAATTTCTCTTAGTAAATGGTGAGTTGAGGTTTACTTTCAGACCTTGGCAGAAGACCACTGTTCTATGCAACATTTTATAGGTGTAGTTGAAGTAGCCCTATTTATTAAGTTAGTAATTATTGCAATGAGTTAGGAAGAGTGCATGGGTGGCACAAAGGGAAAATACTCTAGCCCACTACCTCctagatccagggttcaaacctGGGGTTAATGTTAGGTGATTTTTGCTCAGACTCTTGGTGtaatttaaatgctttttctaTCCTTACCCAAGATGGAAAGGATGTCTTACCTTATGCACCCAGTCTTTCATGTTAGTGTCACCCATGCATTTGTCCAGAGTGTTAGCTGACAGCACCAGGATGAAGTTTCGAGCTCGCTGCACACTGGTTATCAGCTTCTCCTCGAATTTGCCTGCCTCCAGCTTTTCCACATCGATGAAAACACTATAGCCTCGCACCTGCAAGTGCACCTTCAGCAGACtggaaaggaaaataaaaacacaatcagTCATCATAAAACTCACATTATACATacaccaaaacattaggaccaccctccaaaaatgtaaaaatgtagttgAATGCAGCAAATATGAtcatagtgtatagtgtagttCTGACCTGGCGAGCTGAGATCCAGTGGTGCGGCGATAGCTGATGAACACATCTGGGCCTGCTCTATGCAAGTCAGTGAAGCAGGGTTTTGCAGGCCGGCGGGCAGCAGCAATGATCTGTGCCCGATGGATTCCGTTCTCCACATGGCAGTCGAAATGAAGTTGCTCATCTGTTATTTGAAGTATGTTGTTCCGGTCAACGCCTGACTGGACCAGACCATAGGTGTACTGACGGAAGCGCGGATCTATGTCTGACAGCCAGTCTGCCAGGTTATTGGTGTCGCACATGGAGTAGTTGGCATGGGTCTTTAGGACGCACAGATCCCGCAGAAACCTGGTTTGTCCAGGACAAAggcaatacagtgtaaaagtttGATTAATAAAATGCCCTAACTGGTCACCTGTTTCAAACCTTAATATGGAAGTGGCATCTGTTGCTCAACTAAACTCCACCATAATGTGGccctattttgttttgagttgcTGAACCAAAAATGTTTGtacaactgtgatgcacttGCTCTGCCCAGTTAGAGTTCTAACCCTGCTTGATACAAACAGTGATGTCATTGTACAGTATTTTCTGGCTACTTAAAGTAAATGATTTGAGGGCGAACTAGTTATTTTAAAGGTCTGCAATTACACAGCTTTTACTAATATACAAAAAGCCAACCGCGATGCTTTTAGTAAtggaatttgtttatttatcactGTAACATCAGTATATTAGGGGGATATTTTAAACCTGAATATAAATCCTCTCAAAGTATATTGTGATTATGGCCTTGGCATAAACCAACCTTTTCTGTGTGAGTCCAGAGGTCATACCCAGATCATTAATGAGATCCTCCTTTGTGATATTGAGTAGCAGGTCTCCATCCACCTGCAGTTCCTGAAATAAACACATGCAACAAATATACAcaacacaatacagtcagaAACTAAAAGCTGTGTGAAATTACTTTTTTCCCTTTTACTGGCACTGTTTGGTGTCTAATATAAGCTGTGTAAGCCTTATAACTTCTTTTGTCAAGCCAACAACTGACATAGTATAAAATAGgttattaacaaacctgaaaccGATCACTGAAAGCACTGAAGCCAATCTGATGCAGCCACGTCTGTACCTCTCCAGTCTTCCAGTTAGGAACAGAGGAGACAATCCGGTGTGGAACATCTTCACCCATCAGTCTCAATGCTCTTTTGGCCAGTGAAAGAATGGTGCCATTACTGGAGTACATGACGATTCTTCTCAGGCTTTGCACTGCACCAATCTCCTGAAATATCTGCAGagacataaaaaaatattaatttcattcattttcatcaacctttTTATCCTGATCAGTCACGCAGCAGGCCATAAGGCAGGATGCCCTGGACAGGGCAACAATACATAGCaggaattattattgttattatgcaTTGTCTTCCATCATGTAGACTTGTGATAGAATTGACCTGTGATTTGGCTCTAACTTCTCAGAGGACTCAGAATGCTATTATTGTCACAACAATACATAAAATGCCAGTTCCTTAAGTCTGTGTGTCCCAACTGGTGTAGCTAGGGCAGCTTTCACATGATAATCACTGCATGCTTCATTCACCATGGGGCTGGGTATATATTGCTGCTTACCACAGCAATTAAGCCTTTCACATGGTACATGGCAAACCCACTTTCTGCCGGCCACTAAGTGTCCAgcttgtaaataataaacattattgaCTGGCAGTATTGTCGGTTTATTTAcatacagttttatttaaaatgtattttagtttcAAACAAGACAACTCTGTTAGTGGTTGTCATTTGGATATGTGAGAAGATTAAAAAAGATTGggttggcgcccaggtggcgcagcgggatattccgctgacgcaccagcaccgagtttctgaacctcccggttcg includes:
- the sarm1 gene encoding NAD(+) hydrolase SARM1, with the protein product MLLSFAVCLSNICRRFPMFSSDRLMVPERVSRFQPRRMTSDPRAISPGLNADVQAVLESSLPELRSAIRTLRSSRETDNLTDTRRAIAEIFQLVEEAWVLPAVGRQVAEEICNRIRLDGGLELLLQLLQTPAVEITYETAKLLEQILISENRDYVARMGLGVILNLTREQEDAQLARSISGILEHMFKHTEETSAQLINDGALDALLFWCRGTDPTVLRHCALALANCAMYGGHRCQKLMIEKQAADWLFPLAFSKEDELIRFHACLAVAVLAANKEVESEVVKSGTLELVEPFIASLDPDEFARSLQDSADSVQGRTAADLQHLLPLLDGTRLEGKCISAFYLCVESSIKSRQRNTKIFQEIGAVQSLRRIVMYSSNGTILSLAKRALRLMGEDVPHRIVSSVPNWKTGEVQTWLHQIGFSAFSDRFQELQVDGDLLLNITKEDLINDLGMTSGLTQKRFLRDLCVLKTHANYSMCDTNNLADWLSDIDPRFRQYTYGLVQSGVDRNNILQITDEQLHFDCHVENGIHRAQIIAAARRPAKPCFTDLHRAGPDVFISYRRTTGSQLASLLKVHLQVRGYSVFIDVEKLEAGKFEEKLITSVQRARNFILVLSANTLDKCMGDTNMKDWVHKEIVTALGGKKNIVPVTDNFLWPDPNSLPEDMRSILKFNGIKWSHEYQEATIDKILRFLNGGPSQEQLDSSKTCMEPEQNNSAPHQC